A region from the Diorhabda sublineata isolate icDioSubl1.1 chromosome X, icDioSubl1.1, whole genome shotgun sequence genome encodes:
- the LOC130451431 gene encoding sushi, von Willebrand factor type A, EGF and pentraxin domain-containing protein 1 isoform X1: MRKYTWCLVIFFAFSIYDVTSYRERRNVSVASTTPATDEDDDDWDEQESSEIDDDGKVYKNPRNSPSTLCPRDEEQATLLGQKCLRKCSSDEDCKSKKKKCLCDGSCGLSCIKPDRECPEPEQIAYGTVTASGKLFGARATYTCQHGYHVVGLQSRTCQANGQWAGSSPACKQNIYCLSPPTIDHARHNAPAEQATFDLDSTLQYYCHTGYVTNGFPRAKCLAIDGQASWYGPDIACEPRSCGAPTDISHGWHAGECYTYGCRITYHCAEGYELVGKNERYCQADGAWNPKELPTCVLVTAVQCPPPDNPRHGKAIYTSCSYNSVVSYECKYGYTLVGESTRRCGADKKWSGSQPVCKEINCGHPGRLWNGWLENIEAGTGLGASIIFRCHDGMLLEGNSSTVCQIEGKWRYPLPKCLAPCVVPHVTQGSVILIGKNETALTSTVVQHGEALSVDCDPHYEFLASLSPVTCNNGTWTSMPKCDPARCKRLPSVPRNGMVIAPKMEHGMKARFKCKDGFELKGDDLMECSFGNWTGELPKCEEVYCPYPGNVQNGKILLVGNMGLYDYRPYVRKVTNNKQIMYDCDKGYVLAEGPPGATCIGGHWSPKELPLCLLGQHPRIRWNRRKRSAIMEKYKRAFIRNYKLIYEKRDKRYVHNYLHLAEERVNRSLPAIKTLSERITGAFRQLSKIRRKRALKGGSGSRALGTSHRGSSSSLNLRRGNKKNPYEEEEDDKPINQVVEPKKPKQPKNKGPCKPLSTEPYVNVEVVKHGKDPNVTFSAGTVVKMACGKGYGLNMPENKTAKCVRGKWRPTQPMCLILPCFVPVTPYGIYKLSQSDQPSNVSINYDQPLNETVDIQNGQVVEFSCEEGYQVLGPSNLRCWHGDWAVTSFPECTPAPCQLPKIPHGQYTSGYRAGLTIANGSSVAYNCNHNDGQQPATQHIQCLLGELEPKIPNCSPGPGGSKVETQYLGGSDIVKGGEITVIQYGNSGGNACGPPAKVRGSLIYRNGQPIVEDDNNFPDGSEVTFNCIESIMGEKTTWKIICEDGSWIGRSLNCDADDVVGAQIPSNNSTCIFRNQEPNVISFFNDQQIREDVVEFPAGAVLISRCIDIGKFAMIGPNKRRCMGGEWDGVKPACFGLNQANDYSMEKPPTILFRHQLGPIAQSNEGKLIVYPGTILHMECLWIRRFGNPKWTVSHDYRKYPEGWSTDPGRDSQLEYRLSIFHASKDDSGLFTCVTPARYTHSVEIEVKAIHCPVVPQRRGLTVNTQSTKMNTKLKFSCINGNALIGAPEVVCLPSGNWSAPFPICESIECGEVGVVLSEHLKVLVVSREVGGRAIFSCEPGFGLRGSSETICQSSGDWATPFPTCEEVHCDNPNAPENGYIQGSGPYKAGDVVQINCNPDYMMEGQPIIACQENSRWSGKMPKCVQACSYPGTTISGRMSSVKFFYKIGENITFTCEEGLQLKGAAMLKCLKNGKWSNTIPTCLPENSDTPKQISVL, encoded by the exons ATGAGGAAGTATACCTGGTGCCTTgtgattttttttgctttctcTATTtatgatg tGACTTCGTATAGGGAACGCCGCAATGTATCTGTAGCAAGTACAACTCCTGCTACCGACGAAGACGATGATGATTGGGATGAACAGGAATCATCAGAAATAGATGATGATGGAAAAGTATACAAAAATCCCAGAAATTCACCGTCCACTTTATGTCCAAGAGATGAAGAACAAGCTACCTTACTT GGTCAAAAATGCCTAAGAAAATGTTCGTCCGACGAAGACTGCAAAAGTAAGAAGAAAAAGTGCCTTTGTGATGGATCTTGTGGGTTGTCCTGTATAAAACCTG aTCGAGAATGTCCTGAACCTGAACAGATAGCCTATGGAACAGTAACGGCGAGCGGAAAATTATTTGGAGCACGAGCTACTTATACTTGTCAACACGGATATCATGTTGTAGGACTACAAAGTCGAACTTGTCAAGCTAACGGTCAGTGGGCTGGAAGTTCACCAGCCTGCAAACAAAATA tctATTGTTTGTCACCTCCAACAATAGATCATGCCAGACATAACGCCCCAGCCGAACAGGCTACCTTCGACTTGGATTCAACTTTGCAGTACTATTGTCATACTGGATATGTTACGAATGGATTTCCAAGGGCTAAATGTTTAGCTATAGATGGTCAAGCTTCTTGGTACGGACCTGATATAGCGTGCGAAC CTAGATCTTGTGGAGCTCCAACAGATATCTCTCACGGTTGGCATGCAGGTGAATGTTACACATATGGATGTAGAATAACATACCATTGTGCAGAAGGGTACGAACTTGTTGGTAAAAATGAACGTTACTGTCAAGCGGACGGTGCGTGGAATCCAAAGGAACTTCCTACATGTGTTC TCGTTACAGCAGTCCAGTGTCCTCCGCCTGATAATCCAAGACATGGCAAGGCTATTTACACTTCTTGCAGTTATAATTCCGTCGTAAGTTATGAGTGCAAATACGGATATACCCTAGTTGGAGAAAGCACTAGAAGATGTGGTGCCGATAAGAAATGGTCTGGTAGTCAACCAGTATGTAAAG aaattaacTGCGGTCATCCTGGAAGGTTATGGAATGGATGGTTGGAAAACATTGAAGCGGGAACAGGTCTTGGAGCTTCTATTATATTCAGATGTCACGATGGTATGCTTCTCGAAGGAAATTCTTCGACAGTATGTCAAATAGAAGGAAAATGGAGGTACCCTCTACCCAAATGTTTAG CCCCTTGTGTAGTACCACACGTTACTCAAGGTAGTGTTATCTTAATaggaaaaaatgaaacagcTTTAACATCTACAGTTGTTCAACATGGTGAAGCTTTATCAGTTGATTGCGATCCACATTATGAGTTCCTGGCTAGTTTGTCTCCAGTTACGTGTAACAACGGTACCTGGACATCTATGCCTAAATGCGATCCTGCTAG gtgTAAGCGTTTGCCTAGCGTTCCAAGAAACGGAATGGTTATTGCTCCCAAAATGGAACATGGCATGAAAGCAAGATTCAAGTGTAAAGATGGCTTTGAACTGAAGGGTGATGATCTAATGGAATGTTCTTTTGGTAACTGGACAGGAGAACTTCCAAAGTGTGAAGAAG tATACTGTCCATATCCGGGAAACGTACAAAATGGCAAAATTTTACTGGTTGGAAATATGGGATTATATGATTACCGCCCATACGTTCGAAAAGtcacaaataataaacaaattatgtaCGATTGTGATAAGGGGTACGTTTTGGCTGAAGGTCCACCCGGAGCTACTTGTATCGGAGGGCATTGGAGTCCAAAAGAATTACCATT aTGCCTCTTAGGTCAACATCCTAGGATACGCTGGAACAGAAGGAAACGATCTgcaataatggaaaaatacaaaagagcatttataagaaattataaGCTAATTTATGAGAAAAGAGATAAGAGATATGTTCACAATTATCTTCATTTGGCTGAAGAGCGAGTTAACAGAAGTCTACCAGCTATAAAAACTTTATCAGAAAGAATAACTGGAGCTTTCCGCCAACTAAGTAAAATAAGAAGGAAGCGAGCTCTTAAAG GAGGCAGTGGTAGTAGAGCCTTAGGTACTAGCCACAGAGGCTCAAGCTCAAGTCTGAATCTTCGCCGAGGTAACAAAAAGAATCCATATGAAGAGGAAGAAGATGACAAACCGATAAACCAAGTTGTCGAACCTAAGAAACCGAAACAGCCGAAAAACAAAGGACCTTGCAAACCGTTATCTACAGAACCTTACGTTAATGTCGAAGTTGTGAAACACGGTAAAGATCCTAACGTTACTTTTAGCGCTGGAACTGTGGTTAAAATGGCGTGCGGAAAAGGATATGGATTAAATATGCCGGAAAATAAAACCGCAAAATGTGTTAGGGGAAAATGGAGACCTACCCAACCAATGTGTTTGATAT TACCATGTTTCGTTCCTGTAACCCCATACGGTATTTATAAACTATCTCAATCTGATCAACCTTCCAACGTATCCATTAACTATGATCAACCTCTGAACGAAACGGTTGACATACAAAATGGACAAGTGGTTGAATTCTCTTGCGAAGAAGGGTACCAAGTACTAGGTCCTAGCAACTTGAGATGTTGGCACGGAGACTGGGCAGTTACCAGTTTTCCCGAATGTACACCAG cTCCTTGCCAACTTCCAAAAATACCACACGGCCAATACACTTCTGGGTACAGAGCGGGTCTAACTATAGCCAATGGTTCAAGTGTAGCATATAATTGCAATCATAATGATGGCCAACAACCTGCTACTCAGCATATTCAATGTCTTTTGG GTGAGCTCGAACCAAAAATACCCAACTGCAGTCCAGGTCCTGGTGGAAGCAAAGTAGAGACTCAATATTTGGGTGGTAGTGATATTGTAAAAGGAGGAGAGATAACCGTTATCCAATATGGTAACTCCGGAGGAAACGCTTGTGGTCCGCCAGCTAA AGTTCGTGGTTCCTTAATATATAGAAATGGACAGCCGATCGTTGAGGACGATAACAACTTCCCCGACGGTAGCGAAGTTACTTTCAACTGCATAGAAAGCATCATGGGTGAGAAAACGACATGGAAAATAATTTGTGAAGACGGGAGCTGGATAGGGAGATCTCTTAATTGTG ATGCTGATGATGTGGTCGGTGCACAGATTCCGAGTAACAACAGCACTTGCATTTTTAGAAATCAGGAACCTAATGTTATATCGTTTTTTAATGATCAACAAATACGCGAGGATGTAGTTGAGTTTCCAGCTGGAGCAGTACTTATTAGTCGCTGTATTGACATAGGAAAATTCGCGATGATAG GTCCAAATAAAAGGAGATGCATGGGAGGAGAATGGGATGGAGTTAAACCAGCCTGCTTCGGTTTAAATCAAGCTAATGATTACTCGATGGAAAAACCACCAACAATTCTATTTAGGCATCAATTGGGCCCGATAGCGCAATCTAACGAAGGCAAACTAATTGTCTACCCAGGTACAATTCTTCATATGGAATGTTTGTGGATAAGAAGATTCGGTAATCCTAAATGGACAGTTAGTCACGATTATAG GAAATATCCGGAAGGATGGTCGACGGATCCTGGCAGAGATTCTCAATTGGAATACAGACTCTCTATTTTCCACGCCTCTAAAGACGATTCTGGATTATTTACATGCGTCACGCCAGCAAGATATACGCATTCCGTTGAAATTGAAGTGAAAG CAATTCATTGTCCAGTTGTACCACAAAGAAGAGGATTAACCGTTAACACTCAGAGCACAAAGATGAATactaaactgaaattttcatgcattAACGGAAACGCTTTGATCGGAGCTCCAGAAGTTGTTTGTCTTCCTTCTGGAAACTGGAGCGCCCCTTTTCCAATTTGTGAAA GTATAGAATGTGGTGAGGTTGGAGTAGTGCTTAGTGAACATTTGAAAGTACTAGTTGTATCTAGAGAAGTAGGAGGGAGAGCTATTTTCAGTTGTGAACCCGGTTTTGGTCTTAGAGGTTCTTCTGAGACTATTTGCCAATCTAGTGGCGATTGGGCGACCCCATTTCCTACTTGCGAAG aagtACATTGTGATAATCCCAATGCTCCAGAAAATGGTTACATTCAAGGTAGCGGTCCATATAAAGCTGGAGATGTTGTTCAAATTAATTGCAATCCAGATTATATGATGGAAGGTCAACCTATTATTGCTTGCCAAGAGAATTCTAGATGGTCTGGAAAGATGCCCAAAT gtgTGCAAGCTTGTTCGTATCCTGGTACTACAATAAGCGGTAGAATGTCCTCTGTTAAATTCTTCTACAAAATTGGAGAAAACATAACTTTCACTTGTGAAGAGGGTCTCCAACTTAAAGGTGCTGCTAtgttaaaatgtttgaaaaatggaaaatggtCAAATACTATCCCGACGTGTCTTCCCGAAAATTCTGATACACCTAAACAAATTTCCGTATTATAG
- the LOC130451431 gene encoding complement factor H isoform X3 → MRKYTWCLVIFFAFSIYDVTSYRERRNVSVASTTPATDEDDDDWDEQESSEIDDDGKVYKNPRNSPSTLCPRDEEQATLLGQKCLRKCSSDEDCKSKKKKCLCDGSCGLSCIKPDRECPEPEQIAYGTVTASGKLFGARATYTCQHGYHVVGLQSRTCQANGQWAGSSPACKQNIYCLSPPTIDHARHNAPAEQATFDLDSTLQYYCHTGYVTNGFPRAKCLAIDGQASWYGPDIACEPRSCGAPTDISHGWHAGECYTYGCRITYHCAEGYELVGKNERYCQADGAWNPKELPTCVLVTAVQCPPPDNPRHGKAIYTSCSYNSVVSYECKYGYTLVGESTRRCGADKKWSGSQPVCKEINCGHPGRLWNGWLENIEAGTGLGASIIFRCHDGMLLEGNSSTVCQIEGKWRYPLPKCLAPCVVPHVTQGSVILIGKNETALTSTVVQHGEALSVDCDPHYEFLASLSPVTCNNGTWTSMPKCDPARCKRLPSVPRNGMVIAPKMEHGMKARFKCKDGFELKGDDLMECSFGNWTGELPKCEEVYCPYPGNVQNGKILLVGNMGLYDYRPYVRKVTNNKQIMYDCDKGYVLAEGPPGATCIGGHWSPKELPLCLLGQHPRIRWNRRKRSAIMEKYKRAFIRNYKLIYEKRDKRYVHNYLHLAEERVNRSLPAIKTLSERITGAFRQLSKIRRKRALKGGSGSRALGTSHRGSSSSLNLRRGNKKNPYEEEEDDKPINQVVEPKKPKQPKNKGPCKPLSTEPYVNVEVVKHGKDPNVTFSAGTVVKMACGKGYGLNMPENKTAKCVRGKWRPTQPMCLILPCFVPVTPYGIYKLSQSDQPSNVSINYDQPLNETVDIQNGQVVEFSCEEGYQVLGPSNLRCWHGDWAVTSFPECTPAPCQLPKIPHGQYTSGYRAGLTIANGSSVAYNCNHNDGQQPATQHIQCLLGELEPKIPNCSPGPGGSKVETQYLGGSDIVKGGEITVIQYGNSGGNACGPPAKVRGSLIYRNGQPIVEDDNNFPDGSEVTFNCIESIMGEKTTWKIICEDGSWIGRSLNCDADDVVGAQIPSNNSTCIFRNQEPNVISFFNDQQIREDVVEFPAGAVLISRCIDIGKFAMIGPNKRRCMGGEWDGVKPACFGLNQANDYSMEKPPTILFRHQLGPIAQSNEGKLIVYPGTILHMECLWIRRFGNPKWTVSHDYRKYPEGWSTDPGRDSQLEYRLSIFHASKDDSGLFTCVTPARYTHSVEIEVKAIHCPVVPQRRGLTVNTQSTKMNTKLKFSCINGNALIGAPEVVCLPSGNWSAPFPICEKVHCDNPNAPENGYIQGSGPYKAGDVVQINCNPDYMMEGQPIIACQENSRWSGKMPKCVQACSYPGTTISGRMSSVKFFYKIGENITFTCEEGLQLKGAAMLKCLKNGKWSNTIPTCLPENSDTPKQISVL, encoded by the exons ATGAGGAAGTATACCTGGTGCCTTgtgattttttttgctttctcTATTtatgatg tGACTTCGTATAGGGAACGCCGCAATGTATCTGTAGCAAGTACAACTCCTGCTACCGACGAAGACGATGATGATTGGGATGAACAGGAATCATCAGAAATAGATGATGATGGAAAAGTATACAAAAATCCCAGAAATTCACCGTCCACTTTATGTCCAAGAGATGAAGAACAAGCTACCTTACTT GGTCAAAAATGCCTAAGAAAATGTTCGTCCGACGAAGACTGCAAAAGTAAGAAGAAAAAGTGCCTTTGTGATGGATCTTGTGGGTTGTCCTGTATAAAACCTG aTCGAGAATGTCCTGAACCTGAACAGATAGCCTATGGAACAGTAACGGCGAGCGGAAAATTATTTGGAGCACGAGCTACTTATACTTGTCAACACGGATATCATGTTGTAGGACTACAAAGTCGAACTTGTCAAGCTAACGGTCAGTGGGCTGGAAGTTCACCAGCCTGCAAACAAAATA tctATTGTTTGTCACCTCCAACAATAGATCATGCCAGACATAACGCCCCAGCCGAACAGGCTACCTTCGACTTGGATTCAACTTTGCAGTACTATTGTCATACTGGATATGTTACGAATGGATTTCCAAGGGCTAAATGTTTAGCTATAGATGGTCAAGCTTCTTGGTACGGACCTGATATAGCGTGCGAAC CTAGATCTTGTGGAGCTCCAACAGATATCTCTCACGGTTGGCATGCAGGTGAATGTTACACATATGGATGTAGAATAACATACCATTGTGCAGAAGGGTACGAACTTGTTGGTAAAAATGAACGTTACTGTCAAGCGGACGGTGCGTGGAATCCAAAGGAACTTCCTACATGTGTTC TCGTTACAGCAGTCCAGTGTCCTCCGCCTGATAATCCAAGACATGGCAAGGCTATTTACACTTCTTGCAGTTATAATTCCGTCGTAAGTTATGAGTGCAAATACGGATATACCCTAGTTGGAGAAAGCACTAGAAGATGTGGTGCCGATAAGAAATGGTCTGGTAGTCAACCAGTATGTAAAG aaattaacTGCGGTCATCCTGGAAGGTTATGGAATGGATGGTTGGAAAACATTGAAGCGGGAACAGGTCTTGGAGCTTCTATTATATTCAGATGTCACGATGGTATGCTTCTCGAAGGAAATTCTTCGACAGTATGTCAAATAGAAGGAAAATGGAGGTACCCTCTACCCAAATGTTTAG CCCCTTGTGTAGTACCACACGTTACTCAAGGTAGTGTTATCTTAATaggaaaaaatgaaacagcTTTAACATCTACAGTTGTTCAACATGGTGAAGCTTTATCAGTTGATTGCGATCCACATTATGAGTTCCTGGCTAGTTTGTCTCCAGTTACGTGTAACAACGGTACCTGGACATCTATGCCTAAATGCGATCCTGCTAG gtgTAAGCGTTTGCCTAGCGTTCCAAGAAACGGAATGGTTATTGCTCCCAAAATGGAACATGGCATGAAAGCAAGATTCAAGTGTAAAGATGGCTTTGAACTGAAGGGTGATGATCTAATGGAATGTTCTTTTGGTAACTGGACAGGAGAACTTCCAAAGTGTGAAGAAG tATACTGTCCATATCCGGGAAACGTACAAAATGGCAAAATTTTACTGGTTGGAAATATGGGATTATATGATTACCGCCCATACGTTCGAAAAGtcacaaataataaacaaattatgtaCGATTGTGATAAGGGGTACGTTTTGGCTGAAGGTCCACCCGGAGCTACTTGTATCGGAGGGCATTGGAGTCCAAAAGAATTACCATT aTGCCTCTTAGGTCAACATCCTAGGATACGCTGGAACAGAAGGAAACGATCTgcaataatggaaaaatacaaaagagcatttataagaaattataaGCTAATTTATGAGAAAAGAGATAAGAGATATGTTCACAATTATCTTCATTTGGCTGAAGAGCGAGTTAACAGAAGTCTACCAGCTATAAAAACTTTATCAGAAAGAATAACTGGAGCTTTCCGCCAACTAAGTAAAATAAGAAGGAAGCGAGCTCTTAAAG GAGGCAGTGGTAGTAGAGCCTTAGGTACTAGCCACAGAGGCTCAAGCTCAAGTCTGAATCTTCGCCGAGGTAACAAAAAGAATCCATATGAAGAGGAAGAAGATGACAAACCGATAAACCAAGTTGTCGAACCTAAGAAACCGAAACAGCCGAAAAACAAAGGACCTTGCAAACCGTTATCTACAGAACCTTACGTTAATGTCGAAGTTGTGAAACACGGTAAAGATCCTAACGTTACTTTTAGCGCTGGAACTGTGGTTAAAATGGCGTGCGGAAAAGGATATGGATTAAATATGCCGGAAAATAAAACCGCAAAATGTGTTAGGGGAAAATGGAGACCTACCCAACCAATGTGTTTGATAT TACCATGTTTCGTTCCTGTAACCCCATACGGTATTTATAAACTATCTCAATCTGATCAACCTTCCAACGTATCCATTAACTATGATCAACCTCTGAACGAAACGGTTGACATACAAAATGGACAAGTGGTTGAATTCTCTTGCGAAGAAGGGTACCAAGTACTAGGTCCTAGCAACTTGAGATGTTGGCACGGAGACTGGGCAGTTACCAGTTTTCCCGAATGTACACCAG cTCCTTGCCAACTTCCAAAAATACCACACGGCCAATACACTTCTGGGTACAGAGCGGGTCTAACTATAGCCAATGGTTCAAGTGTAGCATATAATTGCAATCATAATGATGGCCAACAACCTGCTACTCAGCATATTCAATGTCTTTTGG GTGAGCTCGAACCAAAAATACCCAACTGCAGTCCAGGTCCTGGTGGAAGCAAAGTAGAGACTCAATATTTGGGTGGTAGTGATATTGTAAAAGGAGGAGAGATAACCGTTATCCAATATGGTAACTCCGGAGGAAACGCTTGTGGTCCGCCAGCTAA AGTTCGTGGTTCCTTAATATATAGAAATGGACAGCCGATCGTTGAGGACGATAACAACTTCCCCGACGGTAGCGAAGTTACTTTCAACTGCATAGAAAGCATCATGGGTGAGAAAACGACATGGAAAATAATTTGTGAAGACGGGAGCTGGATAGGGAGATCTCTTAATTGTG ATGCTGATGATGTGGTCGGTGCACAGATTCCGAGTAACAACAGCACTTGCATTTTTAGAAATCAGGAACCTAATGTTATATCGTTTTTTAATGATCAACAAATACGCGAGGATGTAGTTGAGTTTCCAGCTGGAGCAGTACTTATTAGTCGCTGTATTGACATAGGAAAATTCGCGATGATAG GTCCAAATAAAAGGAGATGCATGGGAGGAGAATGGGATGGAGTTAAACCAGCCTGCTTCGGTTTAAATCAAGCTAATGATTACTCGATGGAAAAACCACCAACAATTCTATTTAGGCATCAATTGGGCCCGATAGCGCAATCTAACGAAGGCAAACTAATTGTCTACCCAGGTACAATTCTTCATATGGAATGTTTGTGGATAAGAAGATTCGGTAATCCTAAATGGACAGTTAGTCACGATTATAG GAAATATCCGGAAGGATGGTCGACGGATCCTGGCAGAGATTCTCAATTGGAATACAGACTCTCTATTTTCCACGCCTCTAAAGACGATTCTGGATTATTTACATGCGTCACGCCAGCAAGATATACGCATTCCGTTGAAATTGAAGTGAAAG CAATTCATTGTCCAGTTGTACCACAAAGAAGAGGATTAACCGTTAACACTCAGAGCACAAAGATGAATactaaactgaaattttcatgcattAACGGAAACGCTTTGATCGGAGCTCCAGAAGTTGTTTGTCTTCCTTCTGGAAACTGGAGCGCCCCTTTTCCAATTTGTGAAA aagtACATTGTGATAATCCCAATGCTCCAGAAAATGGTTACATTCAAGGTAGCGGTCCATATAAAGCTGGAGATGTTGTTCAAATTAATTGCAATCCAGATTATATGATGGAAGGTCAACCTATTATTGCTTGCCAAGAGAATTCTAGATGGTCTGGAAAGATGCCCAAAT gtgTGCAAGCTTGTTCGTATCCTGGTACTACAATAAGCGGTAGAATGTCCTCTGTTAAATTCTTCTACAAAATTGGAGAAAACATAACTTTCACTTGTGAAGAGGGTCTCCAACTTAAAGGTGCTGCTAtgttaaaatgtttgaaaaatggaaaatggtCAAATACTATCCCGACGTGTCTTCCCGAAAATTCTGATACACCTAAACAAATTTCCGTATTATAG